A genome region from Desulfosoma caldarium includes the following:
- a CDS encoding ATPase domain-containing protein, giving the protein MDGLDDILEGGLPRGRTTVVRGGAGSGKTLLGLEFLYRGASHGEPGIFFGFEEFTQQLRENGAVSR; this is encoded by the coding sequence ATCGACGGGCTGGACGATATTCTGGAAGGAGGGCTCCCGCGAGGGCGCACCACCGTGGTCCGGGGTGGCGCGGGATCGGGAAAGACCCTTTTGGGCCTGGAATTTTTGTACCGCGGCGCTTCGCACGGGGAACCGGGGATCTTTTTCGGCTTTGAGGAATTCACTCAACAGCTTCGAGAAAACGGCGCCGTTTCGCGCTGA
- a CDS encoding circadian clock KaiB family protein, protein MTRHAQDVQDIQTHNHKPRYRLRLFVAGDEPNSVKAKAMLARLCDTVLRHNCQVIVVDVLQDYQAAIEYHVIVVPTLMVEWPPPVRSILGSLTDEDKVVAALGLLKDGGAP, encoded by the coding sequence GTGACGCGGCACGCTCAAGATGTTCAAGACATTCAGACTCATAACCATAAGCCCAGGTATCGATTGCGCCTTTTCGTCGCCGGCGACGAGCCCAATTCGGTCAAGGCCAAGGCGATGCTGGCTCGGTTGTGCGACACGGTCCTACGCCACAACTGTCAGGTGATCGTGGTGGACGTTCTTCAAGATTATCAGGCGGCCATCGAGTATCACGTAATAGTCGTGCCAACTTTGATGGTGGAATGGCCGCCGCCTGTGCGAAGCATTCTCGGGTCTTTGACCGATGAGGACAAAGTGGTGGCCGCTCTGGGACTGCTCAAAGATGGAGGCGCGCCATGA
- a CDS encoding ATPase domain-containing protein, with protein sequence MHSFCRVARDREDPLASTFVAEACGRSERVLYIGFEESEAVMLEYARSAGLELKMQSDSCRLSFLVHYPEAMGAEEHDVPAMERIQAFSPAHVVVDAISACERMGGKQASYEYLMRLLNGCEERGITVFLINQLSGAIGYVEISGNEISSMVDTVLVLHYQPCSGETKRVLQVFKSRGSKDSSVKHPFVITGARIRLLDPYVGQGDGLTGTLRQRQELKDRLKAQRLAFGIQLKELELERLRLAQHVVHTGNFAPWSRRKSGIGCDAARSRCSRHSDS encoded by the coding sequence GTGCATTCTTTTTGCCGGGTTGCCCGGGACCGGGAAGACCCTTTGGCAAGCACCTTTGTGGCTGAAGCCTGCGGCCGAAGCGAACGGGTTCTCTACATCGGGTTTGAAGAATCCGAGGCGGTGATGCTGGAGTATGCCCGCAGTGCTGGTCTGGAACTGAAAATGCAAAGCGATTCTTGTCGTTTGTCTTTTCTTGTGCACTATCCCGAGGCCATGGGGGCGGAAGAGCATGACGTTCCAGCCATGGAGCGCATTCAGGCGTTTTCGCCCGCCCACGTCGTGGTGGATGCCATTTCGGCTTGCGAGCGCATGGGCGGAAAGCAGGCTTCCTATGAATACCTCATGCGTTTGCTCAATGGGTGTGAGGAGCGGGGCATCACGGTGTTTTTGATCAACCAGCTTTCGGGGGCCATCGGCTATGTGGAAATTTCCGGCAACGAAATCTCCTCCATGGTCGATACCGTCCTCGTTCTTCACTACCAGCCATGCTCCGGCGAAACCAAGCGTGTCCTTCAGGTGTTCAAATCCAGAGGCTCCAAGGATTCCAGTGTGAAGCACCCATTCGTCATCACCGGCGCCAGAATTCGTCTTCTTGACCCCTATGTGGGCCAAGGCGATGGGCTCACCGGCACACTGCGACAGCGCCAGGAACTCAAAGACCGTCTGAAAGCACAACGCCTCGCCTTTGGTATTCAGTTGAAGGAACTGGAACTGGAGCGATTGCGCCTTGCTCAACATGTCGTCCACACCGGCAACTTCGCTCCATGGAGCCGGAGAAAGTCAGGAATAGGTTGTGACGCGGCACGCTCAAGATGTTCAAGACATTCAGACTCATAA